One stretch of Desulfosoma sp. DNA includes these proteins:
- a CDS encoding TIGR01621 family pseudouridine synthase, with protein MCDLRLEEPHVPIVCEHEDFLVVHKPPDYAVTRDAENDGVLTLLRRRTGWTGLIPVHRLDKVTSGLWLLAKNPEAARVLTALFREHTIRKCYLALSDRKPHKKQGVIIGDMARTRNGQWKISLSRKAPAITRFVSRSIAPGLRLFALFPETGKTHQVRVAMKCLGSPILGDPLYANAKSRFQNVDRTYLHAYALAFSYKGIHYHFKELPQHGRLFLEPIFLQGLNSFKSLGEDFSRPWRP; from the coding sequence GTGTGTGATCTCAGGCTCGAAGAACCTCACGTCCCCATTGTGTGTGAGCATGAAGATTTTTTGGTGGTCCACAAACCGCCGGATTATGCCGTCACCAGGGACGCTGAAAACGATGGAGTACTCACCCTCCTACGGCGACGGACCGGTTGGACCGGCTTGATTCCGGTGCATCGCCTGGACAAGGTGACATCGGGTTTATGGCTCCTGGCCAAGAACCCTGAAGCCGCCCGCGTACTGACGGCCCTGTTTCGTGAGCACACCATTCGAAAATGCTATCTGGCCCTTTCCGATCGTAAACCTCATAAGAAACAAGGGGTTATCATCGGAGACATGGCTCGCACTCGAAACGGCCAATGGAAAATCTCTCTTTCACGAAAGGCACCCGCCATCACTCGATTTGTCAGCCGCTCCATAGCTCCGGGACTACGCCTTTTCGCCTTGTTTCCCGAAACCGGGAAAACACATCAGGTGCGCGTTGCTATGAAATGCTTGGGGTCTCCCATTTTAGGGGACCCTCTCTACGCAAACGCAAAATCCCGCTTCCAGAATGTCGATCGAACCTACCTGCACGCCTACGCTTTGGCTTTCTCCTACAAGGGAATCCACTATCACTTCAAAGAACTTCCTCAGCACGGCCGTCTTTTTCTGGAACCAATCTTTTTGCAAGGGTTAAACTCGTTCAAAAGCTTGGGAGAAGATTTCTCGCGGCCATGGAGACCTTGA
- a CDS encoding TolC family protein has product MKSHGNATALLATLFCLLFIFSGMGTSSDPSVSLTHAAETPVEAPVGSLAHALQTALARHPKASLATSGTQAATAGYEAARAGYFPKISLSHKILKSNNPVFVFGSLLEQARFGVQHFDPAFLNDPDPMTNRRSEVFATMPVFDQLYTATRVAEGQGAQNKARLLEDWVKQEIFLGVVRGYYGVIVARDRVRVAEDAVREAEAQVRRIQSFYENGQVVRSDLLAAQVQQLEFSQQLVDAQGRYHTAQEAFQTALGRPTPPYPEPICDIPSLLMPLDSLEKYTAEALAHRPDVAMVREDLQVAQRRLREARARFLPRLDAFSSYGVSGRDWESGSSDYTLGLSLSWDLYDGRRIPGIAQARALLAGAEAQLQEAEDQVRLQVVEAYEGFLGARERLKMSQKAVEQAREALRIVKDRYTEGLTTITEVLRADTAYRRAQWMELEARYDHVIRYAELLFRTGRLRETAPFEG; this is encoded by the coding sequence ATGAAGTCACACGGAAACGCCACAGCTCTTCTTGCCACGCTTTTCTGCTTGCTCTTCATCTTTTCAGGAATGGGAACATCCTCGGACCCTTCGGTTTCCCTAACACATGCTGCTGAAACTCCAGTGGAAGCTCCTGTTGGCAGCTTAGCTCATGCCCTGCAAACGGCTTTGGCTCGACATCCAAAAGCGTCTCTCGCCACCTCGGGAACTCAGGCCGCTACAGCCGGCTACGAAGCGGCTCGAGCCGGATATTTTCCTAAGATCAGCCTTTCCCACAAAATTCTAAAAAGCAATAATCCTGTCTTTGTTTTCGGTTCCCTTTTGGAACAGGCGCGCTTTGGTGTTCAGCATTTCGACCCTGCCTTTTTGAACGATCCTGATCCCATGACCAACAGACGCTCCGAAGTTTTTGCCACGATGCCCGTGTTCGATCAGCTTTACACGGCCACTCGAGTGGCTGAAGGTCAAGGAGCACAAAACAAAGCCCGCCTTTTGGAGGATTGGGTAAAACAGGAAATTTTCCTAGGGGTTGTTCGAGGCTATTACGGTGTCATTGTGGCTCGGGATCGGGTTCGTGTGGCCGAAGATGCGGTCCGAGAAGCCGAAGCCCAGGTGCGACGTATTCAAAGTTTTTACGAAAATGGGCAGGTGGTGCGTTCGGATCTTTTGGCTGCTCAAGTGCAGCAGTTGGAATTTTCTCAACAACTGGTTGACGCTCAAGGCCGGTACCACACAGCTCAGGAGGCTTTTCAAACGGCCTTAGGGCGTCCTACGCCACCTTACCCTGAACCGATATGCGATATTCCCAGCCTTCTGATGCCATTGGATTCACTTGAAAAATATACGGCGGAGGCTCTGGCTCATCGGCCTGATGTGGCTATGGTCCGCGAAGATCTTCAGGTGGCTCAACGGCGGCTTCGAGAAGCCCGGGCGCGTTTCCTGCCCAGGTTGGACGCTTTCTCTTCCTATGGTGTGAGCGGGCGTGATTGGGAAAGCGGTAGTTCAGATTACACGTTAGGTCTCAGCCTCAGTTGGGATCTTTACGACGGACGACGCATTCCAGGAATCGCTCAGGCTCGAGCCCTCCTGGCCGGCGCAGAAGCCCAGCTGCAGGAAGCCGAAGATCAAGTCCGTCTTCAGGTTGTGGAAGCCTATGAAGGTTTTCTAGGGGCCCGAGAACGCCTGAAAATGTCTCAAAAAGCCGTTGAGCAAGCCAGGGAAGCCCTTCGGATTGTCAAGGACCGGTACACGGAAGGACTGACGACCATCACGGAAGTTTTAAGGGCCGATACGGCCTATCGCAGGGCTCAGTGGATGGAACTGGAGGCTCGTTATGATCACGTCATTCGGTATGCCGAGCTTTTGTTCCGCACCGGAAGGCTTCGAGAGACTGCTCCCTTTGAAGGATGA